Genomic window (Paenibacillus sp. PK3_47):
TATATTGAAGCGCTGCGCGAGAGCCTGCTGCGTCTGCCGCGTGACATTGAGACCGCACAGGACAGTGCCGAGGAGAAGCTGGGCGATGCGCGGAGTGCTTTTGTCTCCAAGGAGAAGAAGAAGAACGCTTATATTGAAGCCAAAATCAATGAGTACTGGCTTCATGCCGATGTTGAACGCACAGAGCAGATGATTGAATTCTATGAAGATCTGTTTGAGCTGCTGAATGAGGAGAACAGCCGGATCTACGGCGTATTTACGGAGATTCTCAGCGCACTGAGCTCGATCTTTGAGAAAAACGGCGACATTCTGATTCACGGTGAAGAGCAGGCTGATCATAAAGGGAACAAAACTTACTACTGGAACATCGTCAATGTCCCTGATATTTCGGCGACGATTTCCAAGGTGATGGACCAGAAGGACGGCGACGATCTGATCCGTGACTTTACGCGGGAAATGCTGAAGCATTCCGGACGCTGGGTCAAAGAGCAGGAGATTGACATCGTCCGTTCGATTTCCGAGTTCCTGAGCGACAAGTTCGGCGATCTCATCACCCGTTCCATGGAGGATTTCCTGGTGATGAAATACGGCCGCGAGGAGCCGCTGGACAAATTCGTCGAGCGCATCATCGCCGGCAGACTGGATGAGGACGCTGTGCCGATTTTCCATCTCAGCAACAGCTCCGGCAGCCTGCATTTCCCTTCCTGGGGTTTTGTCTCTGTACCGGTCAAAGCGCCGGGCATTCTGAAGGGAATCCGCAATTACCAGAACAATGCGCTGGGCAAATCCCAGTTCACCGTCAAGGAAAGTGAAGTCAAAAACCGGATTTTCTGGCTGAATACCCGCAACGGGGTGCCGCTGTTCGTGTATACACCGCTGCGTGTATACGAGGAGAACTATGAGCGGACCATTCTCGACAAGGAGGGCATCGGCCGCCATCTGGTGATGACCGACAAGAATAACTGGACGTACCTGCCGTCTCCGATCCCAGAGAGATCATGGGGGGATACTTACGTCAATGAGCGTGTCCGTGAATATAACGCCAGAGTACGCAGTGATTTTGCAAGAGCGCTGGATAGCGGCGTCATTATCGAAAAAGGTCTGGATGAGAATACGAGCAGCCGTTACTCGGTGGTCTTCACCAAACCGTTTGACATCGACAAGCTTCTGAGCGGGTATGATCTGCAGCTTGGCGCGTCGCGTCCTAATCTCGGCGAGGTGAAAAAAGCAGCCGATGAACTGAAGGCGCTGCGCGAGAACGGGCTGGAGCGCGAAGCGGTTAAAGATATTTTTGGAAGTATCAATAATGAACTGGCTAAGGAAAATCTGATCCGCTCGCCGCAGCTGATTACCCGTGTACGGGAGGAACTGGCCAAGTATGATGCACTGGCTGCGAAGGCGGCTGAGCTAGAAGCGCTGCTCCACCAGTACATTGATGAAGACAAGTGGCTGGACCAGTTCATCGAGGCACTCTATACCGATACCATTGTCAAAAAGGGCGCGCTGTACGTCTATGACCGTGATGAGGAAGAGGATGCGTGGGAGCCGTTCGCCAATCTGATGAAGGAACGCAGCTATGTAGAGTATGCCGTATACCGCCATTTCCGCAGCCTGGATGACAAAAGCCGCAGTGTGCTGCTGCGCAAGGCAGCCAGACGCGCCGGGGAAATGACCGCTTCCGAGGATGTTACACCGCTGCTGTATAAGCTGGAAGGACTCTATGTCTCCTTCCTGGAAGCGCGCGACAGTCTGGAATACGAGCGGGTGGAGCATGCCGACGGTGATGAAATGTACAGCTTCTACAAGAGCATCACCGGCAAGCTGGCCAGTATCCGCAGAAAGCTGAAATAATCACATGATCAAATCACAAGTAATCCAATATGCCGTTCAATACGCGGCAGAGGAAGAGGCCCAGCGCAGCAAGGGGGATGGACGCAGCAGCATCCATTACCCTGCCCTGTTTCTGTTCCTTGGCGACAAGGTGTCTCCGGCCATCGGTCCGGTACTGGAGCGATGTGAGCGGAAATGGGATAATGCCGGTGGTGTGATGGCGCTGCATGCGGCTTCGCACAGCACGAACAGCAAGAGCGGCAGCGGTATGCCGGAGGAACGCGGTGACCGTGGACGGGAACGGGTGATGTCCATGGCTTTGCCGGACACGGCGGGGCGTGATCCCCGGACAGTCCGCCAGGATGTCTTCCGCGAGTTCAGCGAGGACAGCCGTTACCTGGCCGGAATGAACCGGAGCCTGCGTCAGCTCAGCAACAGCATAGCGGAGTACGGGCGTCAGTATTCATCCTTTGACGTGATCCATCTCTCCATCATTACGCGGGTCGATGACCCGCTTAATGTGCTGCTGCCGCAGATTACGCTGCTGGCCCGCGCCGTGCTCGGCCAATCCTTCAAATCGGTGCAGACCGATCTGTACGCACTGATCAATGAACGGGAGCAGGGGGAGAACTTCGGTTATTCCAGCTCGGTTGGATTGGCTTTTCTGCGTGAGCTTGATGGCCTGCAGGGAGCAGATTACACCTTCAGCGCACCGCTGCTGGTTACGGAGGACGGGTTGTCCATTCCGGTAGCGCATGGTCCGGCTTCCTTATTCGATCTCGTCTATCTGCTCTCGGATAAGAATGAACGGGGCATGATGTCTGTGCACGGTATGGAGGATAACTATGAGATTATCGCCCATATCAGCCTGCTTAAGAACCGTGTCCGTTCTACGTCAGATCCTGTTACCGGACACGGCGGCTACAACAACATGACCTTCAAAAGCGGGATCCGCGGCAGCACCGGCAGGCAGGGCTATGCATCCGCCGGTTTCTCGGCTGTGCGCAGGCCGAACAAGCAGATTGCCATGGCCGTACTGTATCACGCGCTCCGCTATCTTGCCACAGAGCTGCGCGGGAATGATAAATGGACGCTGCGTGAGCGGCAGGCGATGCTCGGCCTGACTCCGGAAGCGCTGCGCGAACGGGCTGCAGGCCTGCTGCCG
Coding sequences:
- a CDS encoding tubulin-like doman-containing protein — encoded protein: MKPVVREHIQQLDVSLGGGIVSDKIRVDTIDNPILIIGLGGTGIDALLRLKYQINRRFKLPEDPLSKKKRDKPDNVEFLAFETNEQDRGKKYKGIGLDPQNEFVLLANAEIGGLLQNRSILDPYITEWLSPELSITDGMNGAAGVRQAGRLLLFTKINQVVGAIDKKIKTLSVGTSKKLMVFLLTGLSGGTGSGAFLDIAYIVRGIIERDYGAAGIDRVNTLGYLFTPDVNLSNKSLSEHTREYIRKNGYAALKELDYWMNVDSRGERFRQQYGNILTVNSPLPPFNLCHLISATNTEGKLLENAYDYCMNVTAENITNFMASEEKASGEEFAIHDYISNIRTNIAQMNKTYPANYEYNIIGASSAVLPIEEMTTYLAYRLFDKMDKMFQQAPGQEDVEKLARKLGIDLDSMIKTFESRVPEPLPGYQNSERLSHANVIKNQVVDMDTELEQSFLARAREEYIKAKKQLPGEITGRFGEELERIFLHPEQGPFYVSRLLYTEKGFCILKLIQSYIEALRESLLRLPRDIETAQDSAEEKLGDARSAFVSKEKKKNAYIEAKINEYWLHADVERTEQMIEFYEDLFELLNEENSRIYGVFTEILSALSSIFEKNGDILIHGEEQADHKGNKTYYWNIVNVPDISATISKVMDQKDGDDLIRDFTREMLKHSGRWVKEQEIDIVRSISEFLSDKFGDLITRSMEDFLVMKYGREEPLDKFVERIIAGRLDEDAVPIFHLSNSSGSLHFPSWGFVSVPVKAPGILKGIRNYQNNALGKSQFTVKESEVKNRIFWLNTRNGVPLFVYTPLRVYEENYERTILDKEGIGRHLVMTDKNNWTYLPSPIPERSWGDTYVNERVREYNARVRSDFARALDSGVIIEKGLDENTSSRYSVVFTKPFDIDKLLSGYDLQLGASRPNLGEVKKAADELKALRENGLEREAVKDIFGSINNELAKENLIRSPQLITRVREELAKYDALAAKAAELEALLHQYIDEDKWLDQFIEALYTDTIVKKGALYVYDRDEEEDAWEPFANLMKERSYVEYAVYRHFRSLDDKSRSVLLRKAARRAGEMTASEDVTPLLYKLEGLYVSFLEARDSLEYERVEHADGDEMYSFYKSITGKLASIRRKLK